The following coding sequences are from one Lolium rigidum isolate FL_2022 chromosome 6, APGP_CSIRO_Lrig_0.1, whole genome shotgun sequence window:
- the LOC124662914 gene encoding probable F-box protein At5g04010 has product MPAARPLLRSQEPPWEALSLVAGFLDARSLAAASCVSASWHAAFAADHLWARLCRSHYPSATSLLPLRHADSNGNAADRRACPHRGLYALFHAASSRGRSLPAPRLALADVAFCVDLFAASGETALSFAVAASDAGVTKAPGGVFQFGVDVSDRNAAAGPGEHWSVRWTAVRTGLAPAAAIVMMDAKVPASRAGALRSGERGEAWATERMPAPGCGGGRLEAEVVVGVRGEERLVEMVRLGVLLDCRYVSVDEGLRYLQHFLL; this is encoded by the coding sequence ATGCCGGCCGCGAGGCCATTATTGCGGTCGCAGGAGCCTCCGTGGGAGGCGCTCTCCCTCGTGGCCGGCTTCCTCGACGCCCGTTCCCTCGCCGCGGCGTCCTGCGTCTCCGCCTCCTGGCACGCCGCCTTCGCAGCCGACCACCTCTGGGCGCGCCTCTGCCGCTCCCACTACCCGTCCGCCACCAGCCTCCTCCCCTTACGACACGCCGACAGCAACGGCAATGCCGCCGACCGACGCGCCTGCCCGCACCGCGGCCTCTACGCGCTCTTCCACGCCGCATCCTCCCGCGGCCGCTCGCTCCCGGCGCCCCGCCTCGCCCTCGCCGACGTCGCCTTCTGCGTCGACCTCTTCGCGGCGAGCGGCGAGACCGCGCTCTCCTTCGCGGTCGCCGCGTCCGACGCCGGCGTCACGAAGGCCCCCGGCGGCGTGTTCCAGTTCGGCGTGGACGTCAGCGACCGGAACGCGGCCGCCGGGCCGGGGGAGCACTGGAGCGTGCGTTGGACGGCCGTGCGGACAGGGCTCGCGCCTGCGGCGGCGATCGTGATGATGGACGCCAAGGTGCCGGCGTCCAGGGCGGGCGCGCTCCGGAGCGGCGAGAGGGGCGAGGCGTGGGCCACGGAGAGGATGCCCGCGCCGGGATGCGGCGGCGGGAGGCTGGAGGCGGAGGTCGTGGTCGGGGTGCGCGGGGAGGAGAGGCTGGTGGAGATGGTGAGGCTCGGGGTGCTGCTTGACTGCCGGTACGTCAGCGTCGACGAGGGGCTCAGATACTTGCAGCATTTCCTCTTGTAA
- the LOC124665854 gene encoding DNA-(apurinic or apyrimidinic site) endonuclease, chloroplastic-like yields MQQLLRGASLLRLYECSRGLPSANYSCRKLVLTKLNVMSEGIRATYSRRAASKNIEIKKDDQTITEKVSLVCPFVLSLSEDVTESTLEIERIRGDPSMLQSMTVKELRELTRRMGVSGKGNKKDLVSALMDSLGQEVTDKDGASTVEKVGPSEVPSKRKGAASVVVEQNLETSEVISATPSKRSRTKQKSTKGITPKENSVTTVKLNKTSIQKETVVVHGTVDDAEPWTLLVHKKPRPEWIPYNPKVMRPPPLGKDTRAVKILSWNVNGLRALMKSRGFSVHELAQREDFDILCLQETKMQEKDVEVIKETLLEGYTNSFWTCSVSKLGYSGTAIISRVKPLSIKYGLGVPDHDTEGRVVTVEFDDFYLLTAYVPNSGDGLKRLTYRVTEWDPCLGNYMKELEKSKPVILTGDLNCAHQEIDIHDPAGNSRSAGFTKEERKSFETNFLSKGFVDTFRKQHPDVVGYSYWGYRHNCRKTNRGWRLDYFLVSESIAERVHDSYILPDVSASDHSPLGLILKL; encoded by the exons ATGCAGCAGCTCCTGCGCGGCGCCTCTCTCCTCCGTCTCTACGA GTGTAGCCGTGGGCTTCCAAGTGCAAACTACAGTTGCAGAAAGTTAGTGCTTACAAAACTAAACGTGATGAGTGAGGGGATTCGTGCTACGTATTCACGCCGAGCAGCCTCTAAGaacattgagatcaagaaagatgaCCAGACAATCACAGAGAAGGTTAGTCTTGTATGCCCCTTTGTGCTGTCATTGTCC GAAGATGTCACTGAAAGCACGTTGGAGATAGAGCGAATCAGAGGTGATCCTAGTATGCTCCAATCCATGACAGTGAAAGAGCTCAGGGAACTCACAAG GAGGATGGGCGTTTCGGGGAAAGGTAACAAGAAAGACTTGGTATCAGCTCTGATGGATTCTCTAGGCCAGGAAGTAACTG ATAAAGATGGAGCATCAACAGTTGAGAAAGTTGGCCCATCAGAAGTACCTTCAAAAAGAAAAGGTGCCGCTTCAGTAGTAGTTGAACAAAATTTAGAAACTTCTGAAGTTATTTCTGCAACTCCTAGCAAGAGAAGTAGAACAAAGCAGAAATCAACCAAGGGCATCACTCCGAAGGAGAATTCTGTGACTACTGTCAAGCTAAATAAGACATCAATCCAGAAGGAAACAGTTGTTG TTCACGGTACTGTGGATGATGCAGAGCCTTGGACTCTACTTGTGCACAAGAAGCCACGACCTGAGTGGATTCCCTACAATCCTAAGGTCATGAGGCCTCCACCCCTTGGCAAGGATACAAGGGCCGTAAAGATTCTATCATGGAATGTCAATGGACTGAGAGCTTTGATGAAATCTAGGGGCTTCTCTGTTCATGAGTTAGCACAGAGGGAGGATTTCGATATACTATGCCTGCAAGAGACGAAAATGCAG GAGAAAGATGTTGAAGTCATTAAAGAAACTCTACTTGAAGGCTATACCAATAGTTTCTGGACATGCAGTGTATCGAAACTTGGCTATTCGGGGACTGCCATCATTTCAcgg GTGAAACCACTTTCTATCAAGTATGGGCTTGGTGTACCAGACCATGATACAGAAGGGAGGGTTGTGACAGTGGAATTTGATGATTTTTACTTGCTAACCGCTTATGTGCCGAATTCCGGTGATGGCCTAAAAAGACTG ACTTACAGGGTCACAGAGTGGGATCCATGCCTTGGTAACTACATGAAA GAATTGGAAAAGTCGAAACCTGTCATACTAACTGGTGATCTTAACTGTGCTCATCAGGAGATTGATATACATGATCCTGCT GGAAATAGTAGAAGTGCTGGCTTCACAAAAGAAGAAAGGAAATCATTCGAGACTAACTTCTTGTCCAAAGGGTTCGTTGATACGTTTCGGAAACAGCATCCCGATGTTGTTGGATATAGCTACTGGGGATATAGGCACAACTGCCGCAAGACTAATAGAG GTTGGCGCCTGGATTACTTTCTCGTGTCAGAGTCCATCGCAGAACGAGTCCATGATTCGTACATCCTCCCGGACGTTTCGGCCAGCGACCACAGCCCTCTCGGCCTCATACTGAAGCTCTAG
- the LOC124662916 gene encoding uncharacterized protein LOC124662916 → MARLFVVCLVILTFATAVATARAPITAAAGGADDCDGDVQALVANCQQYVQFPANPKIDPSAACCGVIQNADIPCLCGKVTPEVEKFICMDKVVFVAAYCKRPFKAGSTCGSYHVPPIA, encoded by the exons ATGGCAAGGCTGTTTGTTGTGTGCTTGGTTATCCTTACCTTCGCCACGGCCGTGGCCACGGCGAGGGCGCCAATaacagcggcggcgggcggcgccgaTGACTGCGACGGCGACGTGCAGGCCCTGGTTGCAAACTGCCAACAGTACGTCCAGTTCCCGGCGAACCCGAAGATCGACCCATCGGCGGCCTGCTGCGGCGTGATCCAGAACGCCGACATACCGTGCCTGTGCGGCAAGGTCACCCCGGAGGTGGAGAAGTTCATCTGCATGGACAAGGTCGTCTTCGTCGCCGCCTACTGCAAGAGGCCCTTCAAGGCTGGCTCCACCTGTGGAA GCTACCACGTTCCTCCGATCGCATAA
- the LOC124662915 gene encoding uncharacterized protein LOC124662915 — translation MATAYALCSVAVVAWFASIVVMVLSFFIDKGTVQIRVTTSYALVDCAPPLLPSPAARNSSSFRESLLPLLAALPAAAAAAAPRGFASLHSDDHSAFVRGICLGFDHTSSCHACLVAAAENLTSSCLGASRRGGAWRSESCFVAYADTNTSSAREDAFRVLGISHVVVSTSVYPGGDPNCFDTRKLVALARSMARRRAAKVLGAHVFRDAAALARRSVAAAQDTVRVFPDVARGDTRVRVLAQCARDRAGAAECARCLGDAARQVPPCSWGLDGAHVRVADVVGYSCFLRVETLVKPQPVATWRSHFLDMATNVLVALEVFATVLAAVASVCDFIAEHSLIRGSGEAGALV, via the exons ATGGCGACTGCTTACGCGTTGTGCTCCGTCGCCGTGGTCGCCTGGTTCGCCTCAATCGTCGTCATGGTGCTGAGCTTTTTCATCGACAAGGGCACCGTCCAGATCCGCGTCACGACCAGCTATGCTTTGGTCGACTGTGCCCCGCCGCTGCTGCCATCACCGGCTGCAAGAAACAGCAGCTCCTTCCGCGAAAGCCTCCTTCCGCTCCTGGCCGctctgcccgccgccgccgccgccgccgcgccgcgtgGATTCGCCTCTCTTCACTCCGACGACCACAGCGCCTTCGTCCGCGGCATCTGCCTCGGCTTCGACCACACCAGCAGCTGCCACGCGTGCCTCGTCGCGGCCGCCGAGAACCTCACCAGCAGCTGCCTCGGCGCGAGCCGCCGCGGCGGAGCTTGGAGGAGCGAGAGCTGTTTCGTGGCCTACGCCGACACGAACACCTCCTCCGCGCGGGAGGACGCCTTCCGTGTGTTAGGAATAAGCCATGTCGTGGTGTCGACCAGCGTGT ACCCGGGAGGAGACCCCAACTGCTTCGACACGCGGAAGCTCGTCGCGCTCGCGCGGTCCATGGCGCGGCGCCGCGCCGCGAAGGTCTTGGGCGCGCATGTGTTCAGGGACGCGGCCGCACTAGCGAGGAGGAGCGTCGCCGCCGCGCAGGACACGGTGCGCGTGTTTCCGGACGTCGCCAGGGGGGACACCAGGGTGCGCGTGCTGGCGCAGTGCGCGCGGGACCGCGCCGGCGCGGCGGAGTGCGCGCGGTGCCTGGGCGACGCGGCGAGGCAGGTGCCGCCGTGCTCCTGGGGCCTCGACGGTGCGCACGTGCGCGTGGCGGACGTCGTCGGGTACAGCTGCTTCCTGCGAGTGGAGACGTTGGTTAAGCCGCAGCCCGTGGCGACATGGCGGA GTCATTTTTTGGATATGGCAACGAACGTCCTGGTAGCGCTCGAAGTTTTTGCAACAGTTCTTGCCGCAGTAGCATCAG TCTGTGATTTCATTGCTGAGCACAGTCTGATCCGGGGCTCTGGTGAAGCAGGTGCGCTGGTTTAG